Proteins encoded together in one Buteo buteo chromosome 26, bButBut1.hap1.1, whole genome shotgun sequence window:
- the DYRK2 gene encoding dual specificity tyrosine-phosphorylation-regulated kinase 2 isoform X2 has protein sequence MNEHLHVGSHGQIQVQQLFEDNSNKRTVLTTQPNGLTALGKSGLPVVQDRQSESAHRRQGSSSSLKSTDGTGKVKASVMTPEQAMKQYMQKLTAFEHHEIFSYPEIYFLGPNAKKRQGVIGGSNNCGYDDDQGSYIQVPHDHIAYRYEVLKVIGKGSFGQVVKAYDHKMHQHVALKMVRNEKRFHRQAAEEIKILEHLRKQDKDNNMNVIHMLENFTFRSHICMTFELLSMNLYELIKKNKFQGFSLPLVRKFAHSILQCLDALHKNRIIHCDLKPENILLKQQGRSGIKVIDFGSSCYEHQRVYTYIQSRFYRAPEVILGARYGMPIDMWSLGCILAELLTGYPLLPGEDEGDQLACMIELLGMPSPKLLDSSKRAKNFVSSKGYPRYCSITTLSDGSVILNGGRSRRGKLRGPPESREWGNALKGCDDPLFLDFLKQCLEWDPAIRMTPSQALRHPWLRRRLPKPPTGEKASAKRITESTGAITSISKLPPTSSSASKLRTNLAQMTDANGNIQQRTVLPKLVS, from the coding sequence ATGAATGAGCACCTCCATGTTGGTAGCCACGGACAAATCCAGGTTCAGCAGCTGTTCGAAGATAATAGTAACAAGAGGACAGTTCTGACGACACAGCCAAATGGACTTACAGCGCTAGGCAAATCTGGATTGCCAGTGGTTCAGGACAGACAGTCAGAGAGTGCTCACAGACGACAAGGGAGCTCCAGCTCTTTAAAATCTACAGATGGAACAGGGAAGGTGAAAGCCTCCGTTATGACACCAGAGCAGGCAATGAAGCAATACATGCAAAAGTTAACAGCTTTTGAGCATCATGAGATTTTCAGCTACCCTGAAATATACTTTTTGGGTCCAAATGCAAAGAAACGGCAAGGTGTGATTGGTGGTTCAAACAATTGCGGGTATGATGATGACCAAGGGTCTTACATACAAGTACCCCATGATCATATTGCGTACAGGTATGAAGTCCTGAAAGTTATAGGGAAGGGAAGCTTTGGGCAGGTGGTGAAGGCCTATGATCACAAGATGCATCAGCATGTGGCACTAAAAATGGTGAGAAATGAAAAACGTTTCCACCGCCAAGCTGCGGAAGAAATTAAGATCCTGGAGCATCTTCGGAAACAAGATAAGGATAACAACATGAATGTTATTCACATGTTGGAAAACTTCACATTCCGCAGCCATATCTGCATGACATTTGAATTGCTGAGCATGAACCTGTAtgaattaataaagaaaaacaagtttcagGGCTTTAGCCTGCCTTTGGTCCGCAAGTTTGCCCACTCAATTTTACAGTGCTTGGATGCTTTGCACAAAAACAGAATCATTCACTGTGACCTTAAACCTGAGAACATTCTGTTGAAGCAACAGGGTAGAAGTGGTATTAAAGTGATTGATTTTGGCTCAAGTTGTTATGAGCATCAACGTGTCTACACTTACATTCAGTCACGTTTTTACCGTGCACCTGAAGTCATCCTTGGTGCTCGTTACGGGATGCCCATAGATATGTGGAGCTTGGGCTGTATTCTAGCAGAGCTTCTCACCGGTTATCCACTTTTACCTGGAGAAGATGAAGGAGACCAGCTGGCTTGTATGATTGAGCTATTGGGCATGCCTTCTCCAAAACTCTTAGATTCATCCAAGCGAGCCAAAAACTTCGTGAGCTCTAAGGGTTATCCCCGCTACTGCAGCATCACAACCTTGTCTGATGGCTCTGTAATACTTAATGGTGGACGCTCTCGGAGGGGAAAACTACGTGGCCCACCAGAGAGCAGAGAATGGGGTAATGCATTAAAGGGATGTGATGATCCCCTGTTCCTTGACTTCTTAAAACAGTGTTTAGAATGGGATCCTGCTATCCGTATGACACCCAGCCAGGCTTTGCGGCATCCCTGGCTAAGGAGACGGTTGCCAAAGCCTCCGACAGGGGAAAAGGCCTCAGCGAAGAGAATTACAGAGAGCACTGGTGCTATAACGTCGATTTCCAAGTTACCTCCGACTTCAAGCTCAGCTTCAAAACTGAGGACTAATTTGGCACAGATGACAGATGCCAATGGGAATATTCAGCAAAGAACAGTGTTGCCAAAACTCGTTAGCTGA
- the DYRK2 gene encoding dual specificity tyrosine-phosphorylation-regulated kinase 2 isoform X1, with the protein MLTRKPSASAAAGAAYPAGRAGDSGRSLQSSPGTGAGVSRAGAGTGPPSPLALPPLRASNASHTVGGSKHTMNEHLHVGSHGQIQVQQLFEDNSNKRTVLTTQPNGLTALGKSGLPVVQDRQSESAHRRQGSSSSLKSTDGTGKVKASVMTPEQAMKQYMQKLTAFEHHEIFSYPEIYFLGPNAKKRQGVIGGSNNCGYDDDQGSYIQVPHDHIAYRYEVLKVIGKGSFGQVVKAYDHKMHQHVALKMVRNEKRFHRQAAEEIKILEHLRKQDKDNNMNVIHMLENFTFRSHICMTFELLSMNLYELIKKNKFQGFSLPLVRKFAHSILQCLDALHKNRIIHCDLKPENILLKQQGRSGIKVIDFGSSCYEHQRVYTYIQSRFYRAPEVILGARYGMPIDMWSLGCILAELLTGYPLLPGEDEGDQLACMIELLGMPSPKLLDSSKRAKNFVSSKGYPRYCSITTLSDGSVILNGGRSRRGKLRGPPESREWGNALKGCDDPLFLDFLKQCLEWDPAIRMTPSQALRHPWLRRRLPKPPTGEKASAKRITESTGAITSISKLPPTSSSASKLRTNLAQMTDANGNIQQRTVLPKLVS; encoded by the exons ATGTTAACCAGAAAACCCTCGGCTAGCGCCGCCGCTGGTGCTGCCTACCCAGCCG gcagggcaggggacagcGGCCGCTCGCTGCAGTCTTCCCCGGGTACCGGAGCCGGGGTCTCCCGGGCAGGAGCTGGGACCGGTCCGCCGTCGCCCCTCGCATTGCCGCCGCTCAGGGCCAGCAACGCCTCCCACACG GTTGGAGGCAGTAAGCACACAATGAATGAGCACCTCCATGTTGGTAGCCACGGACAAATCCAGGTTCAGCAGCTGTTCGAAGATAATAGTAACAAGAGGACAGTTCTGACGACACAGCCAAATGGACTTACAGCGCTAGGCAAATCTGGATTGCCAGTGGTTCAGGACAGACAGTCAGAGAGTGCTCACAGACGACAAGGGAGCTCCAGCTCTTTAAAATCTACAGATGGAACAGGGAAGGTGAAAGCCTCCGTTATGACACCAGAGCAGGCAATGAAGCAATACATGCAAAAGTTAACAGCTTTTGAGCATCATGAGATTTTCAGCTACCCTGAAATATACTTTTTGGGTCCAAATGCAAAGAAACGGCAAGGTGTGATTGGTGGTTCAAACAATTGCGGGTATGATGATGACCAAGGGTCTTACATACAAGTACCCCATGATCATATTGCGTACAGGTATGAAGTCCTGAAAGTTATAGGGAAGGGAAGCTTTGGGCAGGTGGTGAAGGCCTATGATCACAAGATGCATCAGCATGTGGCACTAAAAATGGTGAGAAATGAAAAACGTTTCCACCGCCAAGCTGCGGAAGAAATTAAGATCCTGGAGCATCTTCGGAAACAAGATAAGGATAACAACATGAATGTTATTCACATGTTGGAAAACTTCACATTCCGCAGCCATATCTGCATGACATTTGAATTGCTGAGCATGAACCTGTAtgaattaataaagaaaaacaagtttcagGGCTTTAGCCTGCCTTTGGTCCGCAAGTTTGCCCACTCAATTTTACAGTGCTTGGATGCTTTGCACAAAAACAGAATCATTCACTGTGACCTTAAACCTGAGAACATTCTGTTGAAGCAACAGGGTAGAAGTGGTATTAAAGTGATTGATTTTGGCTCAAGTTGTTATGAGCATCAACGTGTCTACACTTACATTCAGTCACGTTTTTACCGTGCACCTGAAGTCATCCTTGGTGCTCGTTACGGGATGCCCATAGATATGTGGAGCTTGGGCTGTATTCTAGCAGAGCTTCTCACCGGTTATCCACTTTTACCTGGAGAAGATGAAGGAGACCAGCTGGCTTGTATGATTGAGCTATTGGGCATGCCTTCTCCAAAACTCTTAGATTCATCCAAGCGAGCCAAAAACTTCGTGAGCTCTAAGGGTTATCCCCGCTACTGCAGCATCACAACCTTGTCTGATGGCTCTGTAATACTTAATGGTGGACGCTCTCGGAGGGGAAAACTACGTGGCCCACCAGAGAGCAGAGAATGGGGTAATGCATTAAAGGGATGTGATGATCCCCTGTTCCTTGACTTCTTAAAACAGTGTTTAGAATGGGATCCTGCTATCCGTATGACACCCAGCCAGGCTTTGCGGCATCCCTGGCTAAGGAGACGGTTGCCAAAGCCTCCGACAGGGGAAAAGGCCTCAGCGAAGAGAATTACAGAGAGCACTGGTGCTATAACGTCGATTTCCAAGTTACCTCCGACTTCAAGCTCAGCTTCAAAACTGAGGACTAATTTGGCACAGATGACAGATGCCAATGGGAATATTCAGCAAAGAACAGTGTTGCCAAAACTCGTTAGCTGA